The Mycolicibacterium aichiense region CGAGTCGCACCGGGTCGATCGGGTGAGGCACCGCGGCCTCGGCGCGCGACCAGTTGGCCAGCCACGCATCGTCGGATCGGCCCGTCAGCACCAGCACCGGCGGGCAGTCGTCTATCTCGTCTTTGAGTTGTTTGGCAATGCCCATCCCGCCGACGGGAGCCGCCTCGCCGTCGAGGATCACCAGATCGAATCCGCCGGCATCCATCAGCTGGATCACCATCGGTCCGGTCGCCACGTCGGTGTAGGTGAGATCCGGGAGTTCGGGGTGGACCCGCTTCCCCAGAGCCAGGCGCACCTCATCACGGGTGCGGGCATTGCTGCTGTAGACCAGCACGTGAAGGGGCTGCGCGCCCGGGCGAGACACGCAGCCGATGCTACTGCCGCATCTGCGATTTCGGCGCGGAAACGTTCGCTGGACGAACGAATGCGCGCCCCGGTCACTCTTTCGCGAAGACGACGTCGGCCAGCAGCGTGGTGGTCGCGGGCATCATCCCGATCATGTTGCCGCTGACACCCAGTGCGGTGCGATCGACCGTTGTTGTGGTGGTCAGCTGCACAGAGCCGTCGCCGAGCGGGGTGATCGTGACCGACAGCGGCAGCGGCGTGCTCACCCCTCGGACGGTGAGAGTCGCGGTGAGATCGGCAGTGTCCGCGCCGGTGGGTTCCAGCCCGGTCACCTCGACGCGGATCGCTGGATGGTTCTCGACGTCGAAGAAGTCGGGTGATCGCAGATGTTCGTCACGTTTTCCGATACCGGTCTTCAGCGACGACGCGCCGATCTCCAGCCGGCCCGACACCGCGCCGTTCGCGCCGACCTGCCCGGTGCCGCTCACATCGCCGAATTTGCCCGTGACGGTGGCCAACCCCCAGAACGTCTTGTTCTTGAACCGCACCGAGGAGCGCGCGGGAACCAATCGCCACACCCCGGCGGCCCCGGGATCGTTGAGTAACGCCTGCAGTGCGGACATGTGATCTGCCTTCTCTCAGGACAGCAGCGGTGCCAGATCGGCGGGATCGAGGTACTCGTCGATTCGGCGGATGAGGCCGTCGTCTCCGACTTTCACGATCAGGCATACCCGCAAGGCCACGTCTTCACCACGGGTACTGGTGCACCGCAGAATGTGCTGCTGGACGAAGCCGCCGTCGAACACCTGCCGGTCGAGCACGTCGTAATGCCGGTAGGTGGTGGCGCCGACGTACCATCGGATCACCTTGAGAGCGCGGGTCTTGTCGCTGTCGCGCTCGTCGCCGGTGTGCCAGACGGTGACATCGTCGGCCCACAGCGCTGCCACCGCGGCTACATCGCCTTGGGTGATCGCGGCGAACAGCCGGTCGGCGGCCTGCAGGATCTGGCTCTCGGTGGTCATGACGGCGAACCTCCCTCGGGTGAGTCGTATCCAGGGTGGGCAATGGCCAGCCGGTGCTGGACCACAGTGCGAAGGCAGCCCATGACGTCGTCGCTGCGACCGTCGAGTTCCCCGGCGCGGATGGCCGCGGCCAGTGCGCTTTCGTCCGGGTAGCCGAGCCTTTCGAGCGCGGCCTGCGGTTCGGCGGCGGTCTCGTCGAGCAACTCGCGTTCCACGGTGCGCAGTACGTTGACGGCGACGAGGGCGTGGAAGTTCACCGATCCGGTGGTGTTGGACCGGACGTCGCCCTCGAGGAATTCGGCAACGGCGGCGACGAGTTCGGCGGCTGTGGGCCGTCCGTTGAGTCCGCTCACAAGGCGCCCTCCAGTAGGTCGAGCACATCCCATTCGGTCTCGCATACCCGCCGGCCGATCGCGGCCAGCTCGACCGATCGGGTCTGGCCGCTGAGGTGTCGTTCGGCCTGAAAACGGCAGATCACTCCCCAGCGCAGGGTGGCCAGCACCAGCCACCACCGCAACGTCGCGCGGTCGACGGTCGCGCCGCCGGCCTGCTCGTAGGCCGCGACGAAATCGTCGATGCTGCCCAGGCCGCCGGCTGCCATGTTCGACGGGGCGCCGAACCGCCATGCTCGAATGCAGAACCACGCCAGGTCTTCGTAGATCTCGCCGATGTGGACCAGTTCCCAGTCCAGTACGGCGGCCAGGTCCGACCCGTCGACGATCAGGTTGCCCATCCGGAAATCGCCGTGCACGAGGCGCAGCGGCGACGGCGGCGGCCGGTGGGCCTCCAGCCATCGAAACGCCCACTCGAATGTCGCTGTGGTGTCGCCCATTTCGTCGAGACGCTGATGCCACTCCGTCATCTGGTCCTGCTCGGCCAGCCCGGGAGCGTCGGCCGCGGCGCGATGAATCGCCGCCAGCGCCTGTGCGCACTGACGCAGCAACCTCGCCCGGCCGTCATCGTCGAGCTGGCGTTGGATGCGTCGCACGATGGTCTCGCCGGCGATCTCACCGCAGATCAGAAACGGATTACCCAGTGCCTCAACCGAATCGGAGGCAACAAGGACATCAGGCACCGGCGCGCCTGCCTCCGCGGCCGCCACCTGGACGGCCGCCTCCAGTTCCATTCCGGCGTGGACGTCATCCGGCGGACCGGTGCGCAGAATCAGTGCGCGGCGCTCTGACCCGGTCACCGCGTCGAATGCCCAGGTGGTGCGGCTGGCCCCACCGGTCAGCGCGCGTAGGTTGTCCACATCTGTCTCAGGGCCGAGCAGTGGACGCAGCACATCGGCCAGATCCGCGGCCAGCGTGTCGGCGGCCACGTCAGCGAGCCGGCTTGCCGAACTTGAACATCCGCTGGGCTACACGACGCATCTGGATCTCCTCGGCGCCCTCGGTGATGCGATACCGGCGGTGGTGCCGGTAGATGTGCTCGAACGGTTCATGGCGGCTGTAGCCGACTCCGCCGTGCACCTGCATGGCGCGGTCGGCGGCCTCGCACACCAGCCGGTTGGCGCGGTAATTGGCCATCGACACCTTGTCGGAGACCTCGAGGTGATGGTTGCGGTCGAGCTCGGTGGCCGCATAGCGGACCAGCAGCCGCACCATCTGCGCCTCGGTCTGCAACTCGACCAGCGGCCACTGCACGGCCTGGTTGACCGCCAGCGGCTTGCCGAACGTCACCCGCTTGCCCGCGTAGTCGACGGCGCGGTCGATGCAGTACTGGGCGGCGCCGAGGCTGCTTGCCGCCTGCCGAATCCTGTTCTCGTGCAGGAAGGTCTGGGCGACTTCCAGGCCGTGGTCCACCTCGCCGAGGACGGCGTCGGCGGGGATCCGCACGTCACGCAGGACGACCTCGGCGTGGTCGGTCGGCATGTTGAACGTCCACCAGTAGTACGGCACCTCGAACCCTTCGGCGTCGCACGGAACCAGGAACGCGGTGATGCCGCGCGCCTGGCCGGCCTCGCCGGAGGTGCGGGCGAACACCAGGTCGTGGGTGGCCCGGTGTACACCGGTGTTCCAGCGCTTGTTGCCGTTGATCACCCAGTCGTCACCGTCTCGGACGGCGCGGGTCTCCAGCCAGGTGGCGTCCGACCCGTGGTCCGGTTCGGTGAGTCCGAATGCCATGGACCGCGTGCCGGTCAGCATCGCCTCGATCCATTCGCTCTTCTGATCGTCGGTGCCGAACCGGTCCATCATGATGACCTGCGGGAAGTTCCCGACGATCGAGGATTCGTCCTGCAGATCGTTGTGCAGGCCAAGTCCCTTGTGTGCCAGGTGTTCCCGTATCACGGCCATGTCGAGATTGGTGCCATCCCGACCACCGAACTTCGACGGCAGCCCGTACCGCAACCACCCCGCCTTGTCGGCTCGCCGGCGCATCTCGTCGAGCAGATCCTCCCACTCCCGGCGGGGGATACCGCCGTTCTCGACGTCGGTGCGGGCGAACTCGCGGCGCTGATCGAAATACTGGATGTGTTCCCGCTCCAGCGGCTTGATCTCGGCTTCGATGAACGCGTCCATCTCGGCCAGCAGGGTCGTAAGGTGTTCGGGCAGAGCGAAATCCACGCTGATCTCCTATCAATCAATAGCCGTAGAGCGTTTTCTTCCAAATGGCGGACAGGGTCGTGACGGCGTCGTCGTCCGACAGGCGCAGACCCAGTCCTGCGCTGTCGGGGCGCAGGCACACGGTGGTGAACTGTTCGAACAGCAGCGCGATCGCCAGCGCGGTGTGCTCGGGTTGCAGGCCGGCGGCGTACCCGTGTTCCTGGGCGCGCAGCACCGACGCAGCGACGATGTCGATGCCGAACTGACGGAACTGGTTTTGCAGCGCGGCGAACCGCGGTTCGGTGGCGGCCAGCTGGTCGACCGCGACCATCACGCCGATGCTCTGTTTGAACATGTCCCAGTAGGCGCTGACGACCGTGACGAAAAAGCGGGTGTCGTCCGGGGATTCGGGCAGGTGCAGTCGCAGGCCGGACGGGAGTACGACGTCGTGCAGAAACGAACCGGCCAGTGCGGCCAACAGGTCCTCTTTGTCGTCGTAGTAGCGGTAGAACACCGCGGGGGACCTGCCCGCCGCCGACGTGATGTCGACCAGCGTGGTGCCGTGGAAACCCCGTTCGGCAAAAAGCTTTCGGGCGGCGTCCTCGATGGCCTTGCGGGTTTGGCGACCCTTGGAGCTCAGTTCGCGCGGGCCGTCGGCGGCCCCGTCCGCCTTACGCGAACGGCTGGACGGTTCCATGGCTGGCCCCCGTGCTCTCTGTGCGGAACTAAAGCTGACGTTACTTTTCGTTTCAACGGTTGGCAAGATCTCTCGCGACCGTGAATTCCGGAGCTGACCTGCTGGGACACCGTTCCTGGCAACGACAGCTTGACATCGTTGCGTACTCTTACGAGAGGTCGGGGAGGCTCTTGAGCAATTGGAGCTGCGCGAATGTCAGCCGAAAAGTCAAAGGCCCTTCCTTGTCACACCCAGCAAGCACCACATCACACCTGAAGCCGCACTTCGAGGACGTTCAGTCGCACTACGACCTGTCCGACGACTTCTTCCGGCTCTTCCTCGATCCGACGCAGACCTACAGCTGCGCCTACTTCGAGCGCGACGATCTGACGCTGCAGGAGGCGCAGCTCGCCAAGATCGATCTGTCGCTGGGCAAGCTGGGTCTGGAGCCCGGGATGACACTTCTGGACGTCGGCTGCGGCTGGGGCGCCACGATGCGCCGTGCGATCGAGAAGTATGACGTCAATGTCGTCGGGCTGACCCTGAGCCGCAATCAGCAGGCTCACGCCGAACGGGCGTTCGCCGAGATGGATACGACGCGCAGCCGCCGCGTTTTGCTGTGCGGCTGGGAGCAGTTCGACGAGCCGGTGGACCGGATCGTGTCGATCGGCGCCTTCGAGCACTTCGGGGCGGACCGCTACAACGCGTTCTTCGACTTCGCCTATGACGTCCTGCCCGACGACGGCGTGATGATGCTGCACTCCATCATGCAGATACCGCGGGCCGAGATGGAGGCACGCGGACTGCCCATCACGATGAGCCTGCTGCGGTTCTTCAAGTTCATCTCGGTGGAGATCTTCCCCGGCGGGCACCTGCCGACCCGCGAGATCGTCAAGGACCTGGCCGGAAAGGCCGGCTTCACAACCGATCTCGTCCAGTCGCTGGAACAGCACTACGCGAAGACCCTCGACCTGTGGGCGGCCGCACTCGAGGCGCGTCGGGATGAGGCGATCGCGATCCAGTCCGAAGAGGTCTACGACCGCTACATGAAGTACCTGACCGGGTGCGCGGACCTGTTCCGCAACCGCTACACCGACGTCTGCCAGTTCACCCTGAGCAAGTAGCGCGACCGGTCAGCTCAGCCCTGGCTCGCACGCCACTTGTCGAGCGCTCGGCGGTCCCGTTTGGTCGGCCGGCCGGCTCCGCGATCGCGGGCCGCCACCGGCACGACGGGAACGGTGGGCGGCTTGGGTGTGCGGTCCAGGTAGCAGGTGACGGCGTCGGCGGCCCCGACCCGTTTGGCGATCACCCGGACGACCTCGACGATTCTCGTCGTGTCGCCGACGCGTGCACGCACCTCGTCGCCGGGTGAGACCGTCGTCGAAGGCTTGGCCAACCGGTCGTTCACGCGGACGTGCCCGCCTCGGCACGCGGCGGCGGCGTCCGGGCGGGTCTTCGTCAGCCTGACCGCCCACAGCCACCGATCCACCCGAGTCGATTCCATGAGGCTCGGTGTCAGCTCAGCTCAGTATCCGGTCGCCGGCGCGCAGCAGCGCGCTGGGCAGATCGTGGCCGACCACCGACTTCGCGACGGCTGCCGCGCTGATCGCCGCGGGCAGGTCGATGTCGACGCCGATTCCGCTGTCGCGCAACAGGTATACGAGGTCCTCGGTGGCGATGTTGCCGCTCGCCCCCGGCGCGAACGGGCAGCCGCCCAGACCGCCCACCGACGAGTCCAGCCGCGTGACGCCGGCGGCGACCGCCGCATACGCGCTGGCCAATCCGGCGCCGCGGGTGTTGTGGAAGTGGGCGCCCAGCGGCAGATCACCGATGCGGGGTCTCACCTGATTCATCAGGGCGGTGACGCGCCCGGGCGTGGTGGTGCCGATGGTGTCGGCGATGGCCAGCCGGTCCGCACCGAATTCGCACGCGGCGTCGACGATGTCGAGGACGCGCTGCGGCGGGGTCGGGCCGTCGAACGGGCAGTCCCACGCGGTGGCGATGATGACCTCGACGCTGGCTCCCGAGTCGTGGGCGATGGCGACGATGTCGGCGATCTGCGCGGTGGCGTCCGCGCTGCTGCGGCCGACGTTGGCCCGACTGTGGGCGTCGGCCGCCGAGACCACGTATTCAACCGAACGCAGCCCGGCGGCGATGGCCCGCTTGGCGCCGTTCGGGCTGGCCACCAGGGCGGAGAAGTCGATGTCGGGATAGTCACCGAGATGGGCGGCCAGCTCCGGCGCGTCGGCCAGGGCGGGCACCTTCGACGGGGAGACAAAGGCCGTCGCCTCCACTTCCCGGACTCCGGTGGCGGCGATCGCCGCGAGCAGTTCGAGCTTGGCGGACAACGGAATCGGATCTTCGATCTGCAGGCCGTCGCGCAGGGCAACCTCGCGGATCGTGACGTGGCCGGGCAGCTCGCTCATAGCACTCCCTGGGACTCCAACTCCGCTATCTCCTCGGACCGCAGGCCCAGAAGCTCACCGTACACCTCGCCGTTGTGCTGTCCCGGCCGCGACGAGCCCGCAGATCGGATGGTGCCGGGGGACTCCGAGAGCACCGGAACCACGCCGGGGCCCTTCACATTGCGTCCGATGCGCTCATCCCAGTGGTCGGCGATCATGCCCCGGGACAGCAGCTGCGGGTCGGTGACGACTTCGGCGACGGTGTTGATCGGTCCGCTGATGACGCCGGCTTCACTGAGCGTCTCGATGATGTCGGCCGGCTCGCGGGCAGCGGCCCAGTCGCCGATGATCTTGTCCAGTTCGTCTTGATTGCGCCCGCGCGCAACATGATTGACGAATCGTTCGT contains the following coding sequences:
- a CDS encoding YceI family protein; the encoded protein is MSALQALLNDPGAAGVWRLVPARSSVRFKNKTFWGLATVTGKFGDVSGTGQVGANGAVSGRLEIGASSLKTGIGKRDEHLRSPDFFDVENHPAIRVEVTGLEPTGADTADLTATLTVRGVSTPLPLSVTITPLGDGSVQLTTTTTVDRTALGVSGNMIGMMPATTTLLADVVFAKE
- a CDS encoding phosphotransferase family protein yields the protein MAADTLAADLADVLRPLLGPETDVDNLRALTGGASRTTWAFDAVTGSERRALILRTGPPDDVHAGMELEAAVQVAAAEAGAPVPDVLVASDSVEALGNPFLICGEIAGETIVRRIQRQLDDDGRARLLRQCAQALAAIHRAAADAPGLAEQDQMTEWHQRLDEMGDTTATFEWAFRWLEAHRPPPSPLRLVHGDFRMGNLIVDGSDLAAVLDWELVHIGEIYEDLAWFCIRAWRFGAPSNMAAGGLGSIDDFVAAYEQAGGATVDRATLRWWLVLATLRWGVICRFQAERHLSGQTRSVELAAIGRRVCETEWDVLDLLEGAL
- a CDS encoding DUF6285 domain-containing protein, giving the protein MSGLNGRPTAAELVAAVAEFLEGDVRSNTTGSVNFHALVAVNVLRTVERELLDETAAEPQAALERLGYPDESALAAAIRAGELDGRSDDVMGCLRTVVQHRLAIAHPGYDSPEGGSPS
- a CDS encoding RNA-binding S4 domain-containing protein: MESTRVDRWLWAVRLTKTRPDAAAACRGGHVRVNDRLAKPSTTVSPGDEVRARVGDTTRIVEVVRVIAKRVGAADAVTCYLDRTPKPPTVPVVPVAARDRGAGRPTKRDRRALDKWRASQG
- a CDS encoding cyclopropane mycolic acid synthase family methyltransferase is translated as MSHPASTTSHLKPHFEDVQSHYDLSDDFFRLFLDPTQTYSCAYFERDDLTLQEAQLAKIDLSLGKLGLEPGMTLLDVGCGWGATMRRAIEKYDVNVVGLTLSRNQQAHAERAFAEMDTTRSRRVLLCGWEQFDEPVDRIVSIGAFEHFGADRYNAFFDFAYDVLPDDGVMMLHSIMQIPRAEMEARGLPITMSLLRFFKFISVEIFPGGHLPTREIVKDLAGKAGFTTDLVQSLEQHYAKTLDLWAAALEARRDEAIAIQSEEVYDRYMKYLTGCADLFRNRYTDVCQFTLSK
- a CDS encoding nuclear transport factor 2 family protein; amino-acid sequence: MTTESQILQAADRLFAAITQGDVAAVAALWADDVTVWHTGDERDSDKTRALKVIRWYVGATTYRHYDVLDRQVFDGGFVQQHILRCTSTRGEDVALRVCLIVKVGDDGLIRRIDEYLDPADLAPLLS
- a CDS encoding response regulator transcription factor; the encoded protein is MSRPGAQPLHVLVYSSNARTRDEVRLALGKRVHPELPDLTYTDVATGPMVIQLMDAGGFDLVILDGEAAPVGGMGIAKQLKDEIDDCPPVLVLTGRSDDAWLANWSRAEAAVPHPIDPVRLGEAVVDLLRTSVQ
- a CDS encoding acyl-CoA dehydrogenase family protein; the encoded protein is MDFALPEHLTTLLAEMDAFIEAEIKPLEREHIQYFDQRREFARTDVENGGIPRREWEDLLDEMRRRADKAGWLRYGLPSKFGGRDGTNLDMAVIREHLAHKGLGLHNDLQDESSIVGNFPQVIMMDRFGTDDQKSEWIEAMLTGTRSMAFGLTEPDHGSDATWLETRAVRDGDDWVINGNKRWNTGVHRATHDLVFARTSGEAGQARGITAFLVPCDAEGFEVPYYWWTFNMPTDHAEVVLRDVRIPADAVLGEVDHGLEVAQTFLHENRIRQAASSLGAAQYCIDRAVDYAGKRVTFGKPLAVNQAVQWPLVELQTEAQMVRLLVRYAATELDRNHHLEVSDKVSMANYRANRLVCEAADRAMQVHGGVGYSRHEPFEHIYRHHRRYRITEGAEEIQMRRVAQRMFKFGKPAR
- a CDS encoding TetR/AcrR family transcriptional regulator, with product MEPSSRSRKADGAADGPRELSSKGRQTRKAIEDAARKLFAERGFHGTTLVDITSAAGRSPAVFYRYYDDKEDLLAALAGSFLHDVVLPSGLRLHLPESPDDTRFFVTVVSAYWDMFKQSIGVMVAVDQLAATEPRFAALQNQFRQFGIDIVAASVLRAQEHGYAAGLQPEHTALAIALLFEQFTTVCLRPDSAGLGLRLSDDDAVTTLSAIWKKTLYGY
- a CDS encoding hydroxymethylglutaryl-CoA lyase, which gives rise to MSELPGHVTIREVALRDGLQIEDPIPLSAKLELLAAIAATGVREVEATAFVSPSKVPALADAPELAAHLGDYPDIDFSALVASPNGAKRAIAAGLRSVEYVVSAADAHSRANVGRSSADATAQIADIVAIAHDSGASVEVIIATAWDCPFDGPTPPQRVLDIVDAACEFGADRLAIADTIGTTTPGRVTALMNQVRPRIGDLPLGAHFHNTRGAGLASAYAAVAAGVTRLDSSVGGLGGCPFAPGASGNIATEDLVYLLRDSGIGVDIDLPAAISAAAVAKSVVGHDLPSALLRAGDRILS